One Urechidicola croceus genomic window, TTTCGTTTATTCTGAAATAAGTTGAAAGTTCCATAGGGCACTTTACACCTTTTGGAATATAACAGAAAGAACCATCAGTAAAAACTGCTGAATTTAATGCTGCATAGAAATTATCTGTTTGAGGAACTACTGAGCCAATGTATTTTTTTACCAATTCTGGATGCTCTTGAATTGCTTCAGAAATTGGCATAAAAAGAATTCCTTTTTCTGCCAGAGTTTCTTTAAATGTTGTAGCAACAGAAACTGAATCAACAACAATATCCATAGCGATGTTGTTCATCTTCTTTTGCTCATCAATAGAGATTCCTAACTTATTGTACATTGCCAATAACTCAGAATCAACATCATCCAAAGTTTTATTTGGATCTGCTTTTTTTGGAGCAGAATAATATGCGATATCTTGAAAATCAGGTTTTTTGTATTTCACATTGGCCCATTCAGGTTCTTCCATACTTTCCCAAATACGAAATGCCTCTAAACGCCAATTGGTCATCCATTCTGGTTCGTTTTTCTTTTTAGAAATTGCACGAACGATATCTTCGTTTAACCCTTTTGGAAATGTATCTGACTCAATAGCTGTATAAAAACCATACTCGTACTCTTTGGTTTTTAGTTCTTCTCTTAAATCGTCTTCTGTATATTTTGACATATCTCTATCTTCTTTTTAAAGTGAAAAACTTTCACCACAACCACAAGTTCTATTGGCATTTGGATTATTAAATACGAAACCAGTCCCGTTTAATCCACCAGAATATTCTAATGTTGTTCCTACTAAATACAAAAAGCTTTTTTTGTCAACAATAATTTTTACGCCATTGTCTTCAAAAACTTTATCATCTTCAATTTGACTTTTGTCAAATTTCAAATCATAAGAAAGCCCAGAACAACCACCGCTTTTAACTCCAACACGCACGTAATCAGTCGAATAATCAAAGCCTTCTTCAGACATTAATTCGATTACTTTCTTTTTTGCTATTTCTGATACTTTTATCATAATCTTAAGTATTTGATTAATACTAAATCGGATGCAAATATAGTGACAAAAAATGACTTTTCATCAGTAACTAAATCAATAAAATATATAGAATTATAACTAGTTACAATAGGAGTATTTGTTAATTTGGTGCTTGAAAATTTGGATTGTTCACAAATTCATCATCTGATAATGAAAGTAAAAACGCTTTTAAATCGGATTTGTCACTTTCGGTTAGTTGTACTCCTCCATCATTAATTGCTTTCATAAGTGGATCAATTGTTGGTGAATTAACGAGTCCTTCAGAATAGTGATTGATAACTTCTTCTAGTGTTTCGAAACGACCGTCGTGCATATAAGGAGCTGTAAATTTTAAGTTTCTTAAAGATGGTGATTTGAATTTACCATTATCAGCTGGGTCACCTGTTACTTGACCTAATCCTAAATCTGTAAAAGTTGCATCTAAACCATTGTTGTGAAATACATTATCTGTCCAAAGAGGATTATTTACATTACCATGACAATGAAAACAATCGCCACGAGTTTCATCCATAAAAATATCAAAACCGCTTAATTCAGAATCGGTTAATGAAATTTCTCCATTTAAATACTTATCAAATCTTGAATTTCCAGAAATCAATGTACGTTCAAATTGAGCGATGGCTTTAGTGACTAAAACAGAATCAATTGTAGAGGTTCCAAATGCTTGCTCAAACAATTCGGGATACTCACTATGGTTTTGTAGACTTGAAACTGCGCTTGACCAAGTATTGTGCATTTCAATTGGATTTGTTACGGGTTCAAATGCTTGATTTTCTAAACTAAATGCTGAACCATCCCAATTAAATTTTTCATCATAATTCCATACTAAATTAAATAGAGGCATTGAATTTCTAGAGCCAGATATTCCGTCAATACCTTCACTAAACCTATCTGAATCAGTAAAAGAATTTTCAGGGCTATGACAACTAGCACAGGATTGGGTTCCATTTGCAGAAAGTATTGGGTCAAAAAATAATTTTCGACCTAAAGCAACACCTTCAACAGTTTGAGGGTTGTTGAAGGGGATTACTGGTTGTATAAGATTATCTGAAAATAGTTTTGGTATTTCTAATGGTAATTCAGTAGGTGTATATGGCACATACGTTTCTATACCACTATCTGAACAAGAGTAGAAAATTATTGAAATTGCGATTATAAATATTGTCTTATTGTGTAATTTCACCTAAACTAAATACAGATTGTCCGTTTTGGTTCATCATAACTTGTGCGTCATAATTTCCCATTAAATCGATATTATACATACTTAAATCCCAAACATTAGGGTTTTTAAACCATTCGGCAATATTCATTTCTACATTTAATGTTGCATCACTTGTAACGCTAAACCCTGGTAAGTTTACTTCAAAATAATTTTGTCCGAATTCGCCATTTGGTAATTTGGCAGTTCCCATATGATATGCAAAAGGGCTTTCGTTTCCGTTATCATCATATTTACCTTCAAATTGCATGAAATGGTATCCGCCACCTAACATTTCTGGCCAATTCCATGATGTAGAATTTAGGTCAGCATATTGCCCATCAATATTATCTTCTTGGTCAAAACCAAATGTGAATGAAATTCCACTGTAATTTTCAAATGGAACATTTGCAATTATTGTTGAGGTTGTTCCAGTTAAATCAACAAGGAGATATCCAGATAATTCAACAATTGTACCGTCAGATTTTCTTAATTGAATATCTGAAATTAAATACCTCAATTTGGTTATGCTCAATAGGTCATCATTTGCATTAGTATAATTTAATACATTAAAGTCGGATGGTGTAACACTTTCGCCATCCCAATTATGGTTAAAATTTACAATTAAAATACCACTTGTACTTGTGTATTCACTATCAGTATCGCAACTTGATATTAAAAAAATTAATGTTAATGTAATTAAAGCTTTTAATGATTTCATTGTAATTTTATTTTAGTTATGAGTAGGTCTGTAAACCCTTTGTTTTCTGTTATATCATTATCAGAACTGCTGGTTTCCCCAACAATTATGATACTTTCATCATTTAATTCGACAGCGCTATATGCGATGTCAATATCTGTTCCACCAAAAGATTTTTGCCATTGCATATCTCCTGATGCATTTATTTTGAATACCCAAATGTCATTTTGTCCAAAATTGGTTTCTAAATTAAAATCTTGACTTCTAGAACTTCCTGTTATAATAAAGCCATTATCTAAAGTTGGTGAAATATGTCTTCCAGCATCAAAACTGCTTCCACCAAAAGATTTTTCCCAAATTAGATTTCCACTTTCTGAGATTTTAATAAGCCATATATCAGCAGCTCCTTTAGAGTTAGAAATATCTTTGTCATTACTTCGACTATCACCCACAATTAAGTAATTTCCATCATTAGTTTTACATATGCTTCTTGCTTCATCTATTTCGCTTCCACCAAAAGATTTTTCCCAAACCAGTTCTCCTTGTGAATTTACTTTTACAATCCAAAAGTCATAACTTCCCTTATTATTGGAAATATCAACATCTTCACTATCTGATGAACCAACTAATAAAAACCCTCCTTCATTACTTTCAATAACGTCGTAAACTGTATCGGTAAATGTGCCTCCAAAGTATCTTCTCCATTCTTTATTTCCACTTGAATCAAGTTTTAATCCCCAATAATCTCCTCCAGCATGCCTGCTATAAGTTCTATCATTTCCTTCACCATTTGATGCACTCACATCGAGTGTTCCTCCAACAAAATAACCACCATCAGAAGTTTGAGTTACAGAATATCCTAAATCATTTCCAGAAAACCCATAAGATTTTTCCCATTCAATAATTCCAGAGTTATCAGTTTTAACAACCCAAAAATCATTAAGACCTTCATTAGATGTTACGTCACGGTCTGTGCTATTTGAACTTCCAATTAAAATAAATCCTCCATCTTGGGTTTGAGCAATGTCATAGGCTTTCTCAGAAATTGAACCTCCGTATAAATTTGACCATTGTAAGTCATTATTTATATCAAATTTCAATAGCCAATAATCATAATAATCGAGGCTTTCGTTAGTTAAAACATCTCCATCCTTACTTTGTGTAAATCCTAAAACAGCGTAACCACCATCAGTAGTTTGAATAACAGATTGTGCACTTTCGTTTTTTGATCCACCAAATGTTTTTGTGAATTCAATTTGAGGGCTTACCTCAGCAGGATTGTCATCATTTTTACTACAATTTATTAAACAAAACGCTATTAAAATAAACAGTATTTTTCTCATTGTTAAAGGCCATTTTTTCGAACTACAAATAATCCTCCTTCAATATCATTAATGATAATATTTCCACTTTCAAAATATGGATAAACATTCCAAACACCATTGAAACTAGTATTATTATGACTAGGAAAAGTATCAAAATAGCCTTCTTCAACTAAAGTTCCGTTTTCGATATTAGATATATCAATAAAACGAACACCTGCAGAATAATTTGCTAAATAAAAAGTATCACCTTTTACGTAGCCGTTATGATCAATAGCAGCAGTAGGACCGGTATAAGTTGAGTGTAATGATGGATTATCCAAATCTGTAAAATCAAATACTAATGTTCGTGTATTTCCACCATTATTAAGTTCGTCAGTTTCATCACCAAGGATAAAATATTTTGAGTCTTCGGTAAACCAACCTTGATGAGTATAGCCAATATTACTATATGCTACCGTGCTAATAATAGTAGGGTTTGATTTGTCAGTTATATCAGCAATAACAACTTCGTTTTCGTTACTTCCAATTAATATTTCTTGACCAGTATAATCACTATCAGGTCCATTATAAGTTACTACTTGTGCATCATGACTATAACCTCCTGCAGAAAAACCTCCTGCTGAAA contains:
- a CDS encoding HesB/IscA family protein, producing the protein MIKVSEIAKKKVIELMSEEGFDYSTDYVRVGVKSGGCSGLSYDLKFDKSQIEDDKVFEDNGVKIIVDKKSFLYLVGTTLEYSGGLNGTGFVFNNPNANRTCGCGESFSL
- a CDS encoding cytochrome-c peroxidase is translated as MKLHNKTIFIIAISIIFYSCSDSGIETYVPYTPTELPLEIPKLFSDNLIQPVIPFNNPQTVEGVALGRKLFFDPILSANGTQSCASCHSPENSFTDSDRFSEGIDGISGSRNSMPLFNLVWNYDEKFNWDGSAFSLENQAFEPVTNPIEMHNTWSSAVSSLQNHSEYPELFEQAFGTSTIDSVLVTKAIAQFERTLISGNSRFDKYLNGEISLTDSELSGFDIFMDETRGDCFHCHGNVNNPLWTDNVFHNNGLDATFTDLGLGQVTGDPADNGKFKSPSLRNLKFTAPYMHDGRFETLEEVINHYSEGLVNSPTIDPLMKAINDGGVQLTESDKSDLKAFLLSLSDDEFVNNPNFQAPN
- a CDS encoding MbnP family protein, which translates into the protein MKSLKALITLTLIFLISSCDTDSEYTSTSGILIVNFNHNWDGESVTPSDFNVLNYTNANDDLLSITKLRYLISDIQLRKSDGTIVELSGYLLVDLTGTTSTIIANVPFENYSGISFTFGFDQEDNIDGQYADLNSTSWNWPEMLGGGYHFMQFEGKYDDNGNESPFAYHMGTAKLPNGEFGQNYFEVNLPGFSVTSDATLNVEMNIAEWFKNPNVWDLSMYNIDLMGNYDAQVMMNQNGQSVFSLGEITQ